One Scylla paramamosain isolate STU-SP2022 chromosome 6, ASM3559412v1, whole genome shotgun sequence DNA segment encodes these proteins:
- the LOC135101217 gene encoding retinol dehydrogenase 12-like produces the protein MWLEILVALVVVGMTLRFWYTYTSGHCTSTRSMAGKTVIITGGTAGIGKETARDLLRRGARVIIACRNMEKGRKVADELRSASNAGGEVLVRRLDTSDLSSVRTFAKEVLDTEKAIHVLINNAGIYGMGKRQVTADGLELTMATNHFGHFLLTNLLLGRLKESGKSRVVNVSSLAHKFAPDFDLNDLAISNNYTPNKAYAASKLCNVLFTRELADKMAGTDMTVNSLHPGLVRTEIFDSMNFSLLTFLTHIMLVIASKDAISGAQTNIHLAVSEEVEGVSGRYFADCKDAPMDDMALRKDLATGLWEASIKAVGLKKDEIHY, from the exons ATGTGGCTGGAGATCCTGGTGGcgctggtagtggtggggatGACTCTGAGGTTTTGGTACACATACACGTCAGGCCACTGTACCAGCACCAGGTCCATGGCGGGCAAGACGGTCATTATCACCGGTGGCACTGCAG GAATTGGAAAGGAGACTGCTCGTGACCTGCTCCGGCGCGGCGCCCGAGTCATCATCGCTTGCAGGAATATGGAGAAAGGACGCAAAGTGGCAG ATGAGCTCCGGTCTGCCAGTAACGCCGGCGGGGAGGTGTTGGTGCGCCGCTTGGACACCTCCGATCTGTCCTCCGTCAGGACCTTCGCAAAGGAGGTGCTGGACACCGAGAAGGCCATCCACgtgttg ATCAACAACGCGGGTATTTATGGTATGGGGAAGAGACAGGTGACAGCTGACGGTCTCGAATTGACCATGGCAACCAACCACTTCGGCCACTTTCTACTGACCAACTTGCTGCTGG GACGTCTAAAGGAATCTGGAAAAAGTCGTGTCGTCAACGTGTCTTCTTTGGCACACAAGTTTGCTCCTGATTTTGACTTGAATGATTTGGCCATAAGCAACAACTACACTCCAAACAAAGCTTATGCCGCCAGTAAATTGTGCAACGTGCTATTCACCCGGGAACTGGCGGACAAGATGGCTGGCACTG ACATGACGGTCAACAGCCTACATCCAGGACTCGTGCGGACTGAAATCTTCGATTCAATGAACTTCTCTTTGTTGACTTTCTTGACGCACATTATGCTGGTCATTGCCTCCAAG gacgcTATCTCCGGTGCGCAGACCAACATCCATTTGGCAGTGTCAGAAGAGGTGGAGGGCGTGAGTGGCCGATACTTTGCTGACTGCAAG GATGCTCCCATGGATGATATGGCGCTCCGCAAGGACTTGGCCACCGGGCTGTGGGAGGCCAGCATAAAGGCTGTTGGACTGAAGAAAGACGAGATCCACTACTGA
- the LOC135101214 gene encoding retinol dehydrogenase 12-like isoform X4: MVVSHTQIPPRQTTMWLEILVTLVVVVMSVRFWYMYTSGHCTSTTSMAGKTVIITGSTAGIGKETARDLLRRSARVIIACRNLEKGCKVAGELQSDGDARGEVVVRRLDTSDLSSVRNFAKEVLETEKAIHVLINNAGIYGMGKRQVTADGLELTMATNHFGHFLLTNLLLGRLKESGPSRIINVSSLGHIFAPKFDLNDLAINNDYNPNNAYTTSKLCNLLFTRELADKMAGTGVTVNSLHPGIVRTEIFDSMNLSFGTFLTHILLAVASKDAVSGAQTSIHLAVSEEVEGMTGRYFGDCKEVSTSDVALRKDLATGLWEASVKAVGLKKDEIHY; the protein is encoded by the exons ATGGTTGTCAGTCACACGCAGATCCCGccgagaca GACAACCATGTGGCTTGAGATCCTGGTtaccctggtggtggtggtgatgagcgtGAGATTTTGGTACATGTACACGTCAGGCCACTGCACCAGTACCACGTCCATGGCGGGCAAGACGGTCATTATCACCGGCAGCACGGCAG GAATTGGAAAAGAGACTGCTCGTGACCTGCTCCGGCGCAGTGCCCGAGTCATCATCGCCTGCAGGAACCTGGAGAAGGGTTGCAAAGTGGCAG GCGAGCTCCAGTCTGATGGTGATGCCCGCGGCGAGGTGGTGGTGCGCCGCTTGGACACTTCCGATCTGTCGTCCGTCAGGAATTTCGCCAAGGAGGTGCTGGAAACCGAGAAGGCTATCCACGTattg ATCAACAACGCGGGTATTTATGGCATGGGGAAGAGACAGGTGACAGCTGACGGTCTCGAGCTGACAATGGCGACCAACCACTTCGGCCACTTCCTGTTGACCAACCTGCTGCTAG GACGTCTGAAGGAGTCTGGGCCGAGTCGTATCATTAACGTGTCCTCTTTGGGACACATATTTGCCCCAAAATTTGACTTGAATGATCTGGCAATAAACAACGACTACAACCCAAATAATGCTTACACCACCAGTAAACTCTGCAACCTGCTCTTCACCCGGGAACTGGCAGACAAAATGGCTGGCACTG GCGTGACGGTTAACAGCCTTCACCCGGGCATCGTGAGGACTGAAATCTTCGATTCAATGAACCTTTCTTTCGGAACTTTCCTCACACACATACTGCTGGCCGTTGCCTCCAAG gacgcGGTCTCCGGCGCACAGACCAGCATCCATCTAGCAGTGTCGGAAGAGGTGGAGGGCATGACAGGCCGCTACTTCGGTGACTGCAAG GAAGTTTCCACTAGTGATGTAGCGCTCCGCAAGGACTTAGCCACCGGGCTGTGGGAGGCTAGCGTGAAGGCTGTCGGGCTGAAGAAAGACGAGATCCACTACTGA
- the LOC135101214 gene encoding retinol dehydrogenase 12-like isoform X1, giving the protein MPLKDIHLRSTDALTLRVKTRTTMWLEILVTLVVVVMSVRFWYMYTSGHCTSTTSMAGKTVIITGSTAGIGKETARDLLRRSARVIIACRNLEKGCKVAGELQSDGDARGEVVVRRLDTSDLSSVRNFAKEVLETEKAIHVLINNAGIYGMGKRQVTADGLELTMATNHFGHFLLTNLLLGRLKESGPSRIINVSSLGHIFAPKFDLNDLAINNDYNPNNAYTTSKLCNLLFTRELADKMAGTGVTVNSLHPGIVRTEIFDSMNLSFGTFLTHILLAVASKDAVSGAQTSIHLAVSEEVEGMTGRYFGDCKEVSTSDVALRKDLATGLWEASVKAVGLKKDEIHY; this is encoded by the exons ATGCCGCTGAAGGATATTCATCTTCGTAGTACGGACGCACTAACATTGAGGGTCAAAACACG GACAACCATGTGGCTTGAGATCCTGGTtaccctggtggtggtggtgatgagcgtGAGATTTTGGTACATGTACACGTCAGGCCACTGCACCAGTACCACGTCCATGGCGGGCAAGACGGTCATTATCACCGGCAGCACGGCAG GAATTGGAAAAGAGACTGCTCGTGACCTGCTCCGGCGCAGTGCCCGAGTCATCATCGCCTGCAGGAACCTGGAGAAGGGTTGCAAAGTGGCAG GCGAGCTCCAGTCTGATGGTGATGCCCGCGGCGAGGTGGTGGTGCGCCGCTTGGACACTTCCGATCTGTCGTCCGTCAGGAATTTCGCCAAGGAGGTGCTGGAAACCGAGAAGGCTATCCACGTattg ATCAACAACGCGGGTATTTATGGCATGGGGAAGAGACAGGTGACAGCTGACGGTCTCGAGCTGACAATGGCGACCAACCACTTCGGCCACTTCCTGTTGACCAACCTGCTGCTAG GACGTCTGAAGGAGTCTGGGCCGAGTCGTATCATTAACGTGTCCTCTTTGGGACACATATTTGCCCCAAAATTTGACTTGAATGATCTGGCAATAAACAACGACTACAACCCAAATAATGCTTACACCACCAGTAAACTCTGCAACCTGCTCTTCACCCGGGAACTGGCAGACAAAATGGCTGGCACTG GCGTGACGGTTAACAGCCTTCACCCGGGCATCGTGAGGACTGAAATCTTCGATTCAATGAACCTTTCTTTCGGAACTTTCCTCACACACATACTGCTGGCCGTTGCCTCCAAG gacgcGGTCTCCGGCGCACAGACCAGCATCCATCTAGCAGTGTCGGAAGAGGTGGAGGGCATGACAGGCCGCTACTTCGGTGACTGCAAG GAAGTTTCCACTAGTGATGTAGCGCTCCGCAAGGACTTAGCCACCGGGCTGTGGGAGGCTAGCGTGAAGGCTGTCGGGCTGAAGAAAGACGAGATCCACTACTGA
- the LOC135101214 gene encoding retinol dehydrogenase 12-like isoform X2 has product MGGRSEASSKSAEWLTTMWLEILVTLVVVVMSVRFWYMYTSGHCTSTTSMAGKTVIITGSTAGIGKETARDLLRRSARVIIACRNLEKGCKVAGELQSDGDARGEVVVRRLDTSDLSSVRNFAKEVLETEKAIHVLINNAGIYGMGKRQVTADGLELTMATNHFGHFLLTNLLLGRLKESGPSRIINVSSLGHIFAPKFDLNDLAINNDYNPNNAYTTSKLCNLLFTRELADKMAGTGVTVNSLHPGIVRTEIFDSMNLSFGTFLTHILLAVASKDAVSGAQTSIHLAVSEEVEGMTGRYFGDCKEVSTSDVALRKDLATGLWEASVKAVGLKKDEIHY; this is encoded by the exons atgggaggaaggagcgAGGCTAGCAGCAAATCAGCTGAATGGTT GACAACCATGTGGCTTGAGATCCTGGTtaccctggtggtggtggtgatgagcgtGAGATTTTGGTACATGTACACGTCAGGCCACTGCACCAGTACCACGTCCATGGCGGGCAAGACGGTCATTATCACCGGCAGCACGGCAG GAATTGGAAAAGAGACTGCTCGTGACCTGCTCCGGCGCAGTGCCCGAGTCATCATCGCCTGCAGGAACCTGGAGAAGGGTTGCAAAGTGGCAG GCGAGCTCCAGTCTGATGGTGATGCCCGCGGCGAGGTGGTGGTGCGCCGCTTGGACACTTCCGATCTGTCGTCCGTCAGGAATTTCGCCAAGGAGGTGCTGGAAACCGAGAAGGCTATCCACGTattg ATCAACAACGCGGGTATTTATGGCATGGGGAAGAGACAGGTGACAGCTGACGGTCTCGAGCTGACAATGGCGACCAACCACTTCGGCCACTTCCTGTTGACCAACCTGCTGCTAG GACGTCTGAAGGAGTCTGGGCCGAGTCGTATCATTAACGTGTCCTCTTTGGGACACATATTTGCCCCAAAATTTGACTTGAATGATCTGGCAATAAACAACGACTACAACCCAAATAATGCTTACACCACCAGTAAACTCTGCAACCTGCTCTTCACCCGGGAACTGGCAGACAAAATGGCTGGCACTG GCGTGACGGTTAACAGCCTTCACCCGGGCATCGTGAGGACTGAAATCTTCGATTCAATGAACCTTTCTTTCGGAACTTTCCTCACACACATACTGCTGGCCGTTGCCTCCAAG gacgcGGTCTCCGGCGCACAGACCAGCATCCATCTAGCAGTGTCGGAAGAGGTGGAGGGCATGACAGGCCGCTACTTCGGTGACTGCAAG GAAGTTTCCACTAGTGATGTAGCGCTCCGCAAGGACTTAGCCACCGGGCTGTGGGAGGCTAGCGTGAAGGCTGTCGGGCTGAAGAAAGACGAGATCCACTACTGA
- the LOC135101214 gene encoding retinol dehydrogenase 12-like isoform X5, giving the protein MWLEILVTLVVVVMSVRFWYMYTSGHCTSTTSMAGKTVIITGSTAGIGKETARDLLRRSARVIIACRNLEKGCKVAGELQSDGDARGEVVVRRLDTSDLSSVRNFAKEVLETEKAIHVLINNAGIYGMGKRQVTADGLELTMATNHFGHFLLTNLLLGRLKESGPSRIINVSSLGHIFAPKFDLNDLAINNDYNPNNAYTTSKLCNLLFTRELADKMAGTGVTVNSLHPGIVRTEIFDSMNLSFGTFLTHILLAVASKDAVSGAQTSIHLAVSEEVEGMTGRYFGDCKEVSTSDVALRKDLATGLWEASVKAVGLKKDEIHY; this is encoded by the exons ATGTGGCTTGAGATCCTGGTtaccctggtggtggtggtgatgagcgtGAGATTTTGGTACATGTACACGTCAGGCCACTGCACCAGTACCACGTCCATGGCGGGCAAGACGGTCATTATCACCGGCAGCACGGCAG GAATTGGAAAAGAGACTGCTCGTGACCTGCTCCGGCGCAGTGCCCGAGTCATCATCGCCTGCAGGAACCTGGAGAAGGGTTGCAAAGTGGCAG GCGAGCTCCAGTCTGATGGTGATGCCCGCGGCGAGGTGGTGGTGCGCCGCTTGGACACTTCCGATCTGTCGTCCGTCAGGAATTTCGCCAAGGAGGTGCTGGAAACCGAGAAGGCTATCCACGTattg ATCAACAACGCGGGTATTTATGGCATGGGGAAGAGACAGGTGACAGCTGACGGTCTCGAGCTGACAATGGCGACCAACCACTTCGGCCACTTCCTGTTGACCAACCTGCTGCTAG GACGTCTGAAGGAGTCTGGGCCGAGTCGTATCATTAACGTGTCCTCTTTGGGACACATATTTGCCCCAAAATTTGACTTGAATGATCTGGCAATAAACAACGACTACAACCCAAATAATGCTTACACCACCAGTAAACTCTGCAACCTGCTCTTCACCCGGGAACTGGCAGACAAAATGGCTGGCACTG GCGTGACGGTTAACAGCCTTCACCCGGGCATCGTGAGGACTGAAATCTTCGATTCAATGAACCTTTCTTTCGGAACTTTCCTCACACACATACTGCTGGCCGTTGCCTCCAAG gacgcGGTCTCCGGCGCACAGACCAGCATCCATCTAGCAGTGTCGGAAGAGGTGGAGGGCATGACAGGCCGCTACTTCGGTGACTGCAAG GAAGTTTCCACTAGTGATGTAGCGCTCCGCAAGGACTTAGCCACCGGGCTGTGGGAGGCTAGCGTGAAGGCTGTCGGGCTGAAGAAAGACGAGATCCACTACTGA
- the LOC135101214 gene encoding retinol dehydrogenase 12-like isoform X3 has protein sequence MGGRSEASSKSAEWTTMWLEILVTLVVVVMSVRFWYMYTSGHCTSTTSMAGKTVIITGSTAGIGKETARDLLRRSARVIIACRNLEKGCKVAGELQSDGDARGEVVVRRLDTSDLSSVRNFAKEVLETEKAIHVLINNAGIYGMGKRQVTADGLELTMATNHFGHFLLTNLLLGRLKESGPSRIINVSSLGHIFAPKFDLNDLAINNDYNPNNAYTTSKLCNLLFTRELADKMAGTGVTVNSLHPGIVRTEIFDSMNLSFGTFLTHILLAVASKDAVSGAQTSIHLAVSEEVEGMTGRYFGDCKEVSTSDVALRKDLATGLWEASVKAVGLKKDEIHY, from the exons atgggaggaaggagcgAGGCTAGCAGCAAATCAGCTGAATG GACAACCATGTGGCTTGAGATCCTGGTtaccctggtggtggtggtgatgagcgtGAGATTTTGGTACATGTACACGTCAGGCCACTGCACCAGTACCACGTCCATGGCGGGCAAGACGGTCATTATCACCGGCAGCACGGCAG GAATTGGAAAAGAGACTGCTCGTGACCTGCTCCGGCGCAGTGCCCGAGTCATCATCGCCTGCAGGAACCTGGAGAAGGGTTGCAAAGTGGCAG GCGAGCTCCAGTCTGATGGTGATGCCCGCGGCGAGGTGGTGGTGCGCCGCTTGGACACTTCCGATCTGTCGTCCGTCAGGAATTTCGCCAAGGAGGTGCTGGAAACCGAGAAGGCTATCCACGTattg ATCAACAACGCGGGTATTTATGGCATGGGGAAGAGACAGGTGACAGCTGACGGTCTCGAGCTGACAATGGCGACCAACCACTTCGGCCACTTCCTGTTGACCAACCTGCTGCTAG GACGTCTGAAGGAGTCTGGGCCGAGTCGTATCATTAACGTGTCCTCTTTGGGACACATATTTGCCCCAAAATTTGACTTGAATGATCTGGCAATAAACAACGACTACAACCCAAATAATGCTTACACCACCAGTAAACTCTGCAACCTGCTCTTCACCCGGGAACTGGCAGACAAAATGGCTGGCACTG GCGTGACGGTTAACAGCCTTCACCCGGGCATCGTGAGGACTGAAATCTTCGATTCAATGAACCTTTCTTTCGGAACTTTCCTCACACACATACTGCTGGCCGTTGCCTCCAAG gacgcGGTCTCCGGCGCACAGACCAGCATCCATCTAGCAGTGTCGGAAGAGGTGGAGGGCATGACAGGCCGCTACTTCGGTGACTGCAAG GAAGTTTCCACTAGTGATGTAGCGCTCCGCAAGGACTTAGCCACCGGGCTGTGGGAGGCTAGCGTGAAGGCTGTCGGGCTGAAGAAAGACGAGATCCACTACTGA